A region from the Coffea eugenioides isolate CCC68of chromosome 9, Ceug_1.0, whole genome shotgun sequence genome encodes:
- the LOC113783286 gene encoding uncharacterized protein LOC113783286 — protein MMKKAVAGGGGATAAPGIPVRYMLRLSWKLVIGVCIILCLMAFLRLQYSLSYSDSEPGLSPPTSFVRHRSRFMSSYEFEGNAKIAFLFLARRNLPLDFLWGSFFENADVGNFSVYIHAEPGFVFDESTTKTSFFYNRQLKNSIKVAWGESSMIEAERLLLGAALENPANQRFVLLSESCVPLYNFSYIYNYLMASPRSFVDSFLDKKEGRYNQKMSPVIPKNKWRKGSQWITVIRKHAEVIVDDQVIFPIFQKFCKRRPMVDASKGKMNLKLQKQHNCIPDEHYVPTLLAMNDLEDEIEQRPVTYTLWNQSMSNMETKGWHPITFRHADAGPQQIRRIKGMNHVYYETEFRTEWCSNNGTLVPCFLFARKFSQGAAMRLLSEGVVGQSGTPFIAGHFALS, from the exons ATGATGAAGAAGGCGGTGGCAGGTGGCGGAGGAGCAACGGCGGCGCCGGGGATACCGGTGAGGTACATGCTGCGGTTAAGCTGGAAACTGGTGATTGGAGTGTGCATTATTCTTTGTTTAATGGCTTTTCTCAGACTGCAATATTCTCTGTCTTACTCCGACTCGGAGCCGGGTTTGTCGCCCCCCACTTCTTTTGTTCGTCATCGGTCGAGATTTATGAGCAGTTATGAGTTTGAAGGCAATGCCAAGATTGCGTTTTTATTTCTTGCTCGGAGAAATTTACCGCTGGATTTTCTTTGGGGAAGCTTTTTCGAG AATGCTGATGTGGGAAATTTTTCGGTGTATATACATGCGGAACCTGGGTTTGTATTTGATGAATCAACTACGAAGACATCTTTCTTTTATAATCGTCAGTTAAAGAATAGCATTAAG GTAGCATGGGGAGAATCTAGCATGATTGAAGCTGAGAGGTTGCTACTTGGAGCAGCTCTGGAAAATCCAGCTAACCAGAGATTTGTTCTCTTATCAGAAAG TTGTGTTCCATTGTACAACTTCAGCTATATCTACAACTATCTAATGGCTTCTCCAAGGAGTTTCGTGGACAG TTTTCTTGATAAAAAGGAAGGACGCTATAATCAGAAGATGTCACCAGTTATACCTAAGAACAAATGGCGGAAAGGATCACAG TGGATTACTGTGATCCGGAAGCATGCAGAAGTTATTGTAGATGATCAAGTCAtctttccaatttttcaaaagttctgCAAG AGACGTCCTATGGTGGACGCCAGTAAGGGAAAGATGAACCTT AAGCTTCAGAAGCAGCACAACTGTATCCCCGATGAACATTACGTGCCGACGTTACTTGCT ATGAATGATCTTGAAGATGAAATTGAACAAAGGCCGGTGACTTATACTTTGTGGAACCAATCTATGAGCAACATGGAAACGAAGGGCTGGCACCCTATAACATTTAGACATGCAGATGCTGGACCTCAACAAATCCGAAGAATAAAG GGTATGAACCACGTATACTACGAGACAGAATTTAGGACAGAGTGGTGCAGCAATAATGGTACACTGGTTCCTTGCTTTCTATTTGCCAGGAAGTTCTCCCAAGGAGCTGCCATGCGCCTTTTAAGTGAAGGGGTGGTTGGCCAATCTGGTACCCCCTTCATTGCTGGACACTTCGCTCTGAGTTAA